A region of Chloracidobacterium sp. DNA encodes the following proteins:
- the sbcB gene encoding exodeoxyribonuclease I, producing the protein MNYLFFDYETSGRNEVYDQILQFGAIKTDSEFRQLGEPIEFFCKLRRDVLPSPGAIKVNQIDINELNSKGLTEFEFAKRVSETLIGDGDQCVVGYNSKSFDNKFTRFLLYRNFFDPYSWSYLNRNSCFDVFDVMSLGYSFDQLPGIKISDESGPSLRLENLAKWNNLPHDDAHDAVSDVKATIHLAKLVKERSPKLIEHVLRLRNLEITKRIITTNEKFFHSSSFNGYDNKFLSLHTSICRHPTIPKSAIGWNLKCDPSEILQLSVDEIRQQMYSKKELKTIEVGFDDFKLNQSPMVIPYDEKWKGRVVDYEERLNNFNAVKANITSLTKLAGEVFESTIPEIDPDADLYAGDFFGEVRLHAKVCNDVRSNPIAIANSQFTSPRLRRLLGRLKARNFFDELEETERSQYQQFCSDKFACTGEANWITKKQFDQEMADVLSDNHLSERQMSCLTTLRQYADNICGI; encoded by the coding sequence ATGAACTATTTATTTTTCGATTACGAGACATCTGGACGAAATGAGGTTTATGACCAAATTCTCCAATTTGGAGCGATTAAAACTGATTCTGAATTTAGACAACTGGGCGAACCCATTGAATTCTTTTGCAAACTTCGCCGCGATGTTTTGCCTAGCCCTGGAGCCATTAAGGTAAATCAAATTGATATTAACGAACTCAATTCAAAAGGTCTGACTGAGTTTGAATTCGCAAAACGAGTCTCCGAAACTTTAATCGGCGATGGCGATCAATGTGTTGTGGGATATAACTCCAAGAGTTTTGATAATAAATTCACAAGATTCCTCTTGTATCGCAACTTTTTTGATCCGTATTCCTGGAGTTATCTAAATCGCAACTCTTGTTTTGATGTCTTCGATGTTATGTCGCTTGGCTACAGCTTTGACCAATTACCGGGTATAAAGATAAGTGATGAAAGTGGCCCCTCACTTAGACTGGAAAATCTAGCAAAATGGAATAACTTGCCACACGACGATGCCCATGACGCTGTATCAGATGTTAAGGCAACGATTCATCTGGCGAAATTAGTAAAGGAACGATCCCCAAAGTTAATTGAGCATGTACTTCGTTTAAGAAATCTTGAAATTACCAAGAGAATTATTACGACGAATGAGAAATTCTTCCACAGCTCCAGCTTCAATGGCTACGACAACAAGTTCCTCAGTCTTCACACATCCATCTGCCGCCATCCGACAATCCCCAAATCGGCAATTGGCTGGAACCTAAAGTGTGATCCGTCTGAAATCTTACAGCTATCAGTTGATGAGATTCGTCAGCAAATGTATTCAAAGAAAGAACTCAAAACTATTGAAGTGGGATTCGATGATTTTAAGTTAAATCAATCTCCGATGGTGATACCTTACGACGAGAAATGGAAAGGTCGTGTCGTGGATTATGAAGAGCGCCTAAATAACTTTAATGCTGTAAAGGCGAACATCACGTCGCTGACAAAACTCGCTGGCGAAGTATTTGAGTCAACTATTCCAGAAATCGACCCGGATGCGGATCTTTATGCAGGTGATTTCTTCGGAGAGGTTCGTTTGCACGCAAAGGTTTGCAATGACGTAAGAAGTAATCCCATCGCCATCGCGAATTCCCAATTTACATCGCCTCGATTGAGACGTTTGTTGGGACGTCTTAAAGCTCGCAATTTTTTTGACGAATTGGAAGAGACTGAAAGATCCCAATATCAACAGTTTTGTTCAGATAAGTTTGCCTGTACCGGCGAGGCAAATTGGATCACTAAAAAGCAATTCGACCAAGAAATGGCGGACGTATTGTCAGACAATCATCTATCAGAGCGACAGATGTCATGTCTAACCACGCTTCGACAATACGCCGACAATATTTGTGGCATTTAG
- a CDS encoding ATP-dependent helicase, whose protein sequence is MTQITSSDLIPIEEHFRVAAGPGAGKTHFLTHHIKNVLKTSSRMGRTRRVACITYTNIAVETLLSRLGSVSERVEASTIHSFLYKHIVKPYVSKIAVEFDLNVARLDGHDAPFVNFLKVKDWLKTPALADQLRVPYTYAQLTRRQDIVVALKRWLLTIDYSLDAAQELTTTTKRQDAYYFDNNGGRQNLSAACLNTLERFLVEYKKLYWADGILHHNDVLFFSFKLLQRFPFILDTLRAKFPYFFIDEFQDTNEIQSEIVNRIGRAETIVGIVGDTAVNI, encoded by the coding sequence ATGACCCAGATTACATCATCAGATCTAATACCCATTGAGGAGCATTTTAGGGTCGCCGCTGGGCCGGGCGCTGGTAAAACCCATTTCCTTACCCATCACATCAAGAATGTCCTCAAAACCTCGTCTCGGATGGGCCGAACTCGTCGGGTCGCCTGCATAACTTATACAAACATCGCCGTCGAAACACTACTCTCCCGCCTTGGTTCAGTGTCCGAGCGCGTCGAGGCGAGTACGATCCATAGCTTTCTCTATAAGCACATTGTAAAACCATACGTCTCGAAGATTGCCGTGGAGTTTGACCTTAACGTCGCAAGGCTCGACGGACATGATGCACCGTTTGTGAACTTTTTGAAAGTGAAAGATTGGCTAAAAACACCAGCTCTCGCTGACCAATTGCGAGTTCCGTATACCTACGCCCAATTGACACGTAGACAAGATATCGTTGTTGCGTTGAAAAGGTGGCTTCTGACCATTGATTACAGTTTGGATGCGGCACAAGAACTGACTACAACGACTAAGAGACAAGATGCATATTATTTTGACAATAATGGAGGGCGACAAAATCTGAGCGCCGCGTGTTTGAACACGCTGGAACGCTTTTTGGTCGAATATAAAAAGCTGTATTGGGCAGATGGAATTCTCCATCATAATGACGTGCTTTTTTTCAGTTTCAAATTATTGCAAAGATTTCCGTTCATTCTCGATACACTCCGCGCGAAATTCCCATATTTTTTTATTGATGAATTTCAGGACACCAATGAAATCCAATCAGAAATAGTTAATCGAATTGGACGGGCAGAAACGATAGTGGGAATTGTGGGTGACACTGCAGTCAATATATGA
- a CDS encoding DEAD/DEAH box helicase family protein, translated as MKLKFKKQEYQTEAVNAVVDCFKGQPASAGVKYRVDPGREGVATLLSSLEVAGFKNEDVRLTSSQLLENIQAVQRHQNLPISSAVVGDTRTGCPINLDVEMETGTGKTYCYIKSMFELNRQYGWSKFIVVVPSIAIREGVHKSFEITADHFLEDYGKRVRFFIYNSKQLHNLESFSSDAGINVMIINVQAFNARGQDARRIYEELDDFQSRKPIDVIKSNRPILILDEPQKMGGDATMGSLSEFNPLMIFRYSATHKKEYNKIHRLDALDAYNQKLVKKIAVRGISVRGLTGTNAYLYLEGIQISADKPPVASVEFEIKQGNGIKRITRKLNKRDNLFDLSQGLDQYKGFVVSEIDARTNTISFTNGEEISAGEVVNDQNEEVLRRIQIREAIKSHFEKERMLFHQGIKVLSLFFIDTVAKYRRYDETGESTGEYAQIFEEEYKNLLSENRLLIDDPYTNYLDGIQPERTHNGYFSIDKKSKRLVDPTVAARGETAGQTDDVDAYDLILKDKERLLSFDEPVRFIFSHSALREGWDNPNVFVICTLKHSDNTISRRQEVGRGMRISVNQAGDRMDNPATVHDINLLTVVTSESYTDFVTALQRDISESLSSRPRIANREYFKNKVLTTPAGDITVTPEMAGHMEFYLIQNGYVDVDQHITEKYHNDKKDETLAPLPAVLTAHGDQVFALIDTVFSDAQMPGIDDGRKTQVNPLNANFDKKEFKELWSRINQKAAYTVHFESSELVGKCIATLNSELRVTPLQYTVQRGQQTETASYDELQQGEAFTLDETATESVAASIQSSVKYDLIGKVAEGTQLTRKTVADILGGVNNAVFQQYKTNPEDFISKASTFINEQKATMIVEHLAYDPVAEKYDTDIFTQDNAKQNFSQAGDKLKRHVYDYVFTDSKLERAFVTDLDTSEEVVVYAKLPKGFSIPTPVGDYNPDWAISFKEGMVKHVYFVAETKGSLSSMNLRKIEQSKIDCARKFFAKITSEQVKYDVVDSYSKLIQLVK; from the coding sequence ATGAAGCTGAAATTCAAAAAACAGGAATATCAGACTGAGGCCGTCAACGCGGTCGTGGATTGCTTCAAAGGGCAGCCTGCTAGTGCTGGCGTAAAGTATCGTGTCGATCCGGGCCGCGAAGGGGTAGCAACGCTTTTGAGTTCTCTCGAGGTAGCAGGCTTCAAAAACGAAGATGTTCGTCTCACGTCGTCTCAGCTTTTGGAGAACATTCAGGCGGTTCAGCGTCACCAAAACCTGCCTATTTCGTCGGCGGTTGTTGGTGATACTCGAACAGGTTGTCCGATCAACCTTGATGTCGAGATGGAGACCGGAACCGGCAAAACCTACTGCTACATCAAGTCGATGTTTGAGCTAAACCGGCAATACGGTTGGAGCAAGTTCATCGTTGTAGTGCCGAGCATCGCAATCCGAGAGGGCGTTCATAAGTCATTTGAAATCACCGCCGACCATTTCCTGGAAGACTATGGCAAGCGTGTGCGGTTTTTCATCTACAACTCAAAACAGCTTCATAATTTGGAGAGCTTTTCTTCGGACGCCGGAATCAACGTGATGATTATCAACGTTCAGGCATTTAATGCCCGTGGACAAGATGCCCGTCGAATTTATGAGGAGCTTGATGATTTTCAGTCGCGTAAGCCGATTGATGTGATCAAGAGCAACCGGCCGATTTTGATACTCGATGAACCGCAAAAGATGGGCGGCGATGCAACTATGGGATCACTAAGCGAATTTAATCCGCTAATGATCTTTCGCTATTCGGCAACCCACAAAAAGGAATACAACAAGATTCATCGCCTAGACGCGCTTGATGCCTACAATCAAAAACTTGTCAAAAAGATCGCGGTTCGCGGAATCTCAGTTAGAGGCCTGACAGGAACGAACGCCTATCTTTACCTCGAAGGCATACAAATATCTGCTGATAAGCCGCCCGTTGCATCGGTTGAATTTGAGATAAAGCAAGGAAACGGCATTAAGAGAATCACTCGTAAACTGAATAAGCGCGATAACCTCTTTGATCTATCGCAAGGGCTAGATCAATACAAGGGCTTTGTCGTTTCCGAGATCGACGCACGGACAAATACGATTAGCTTTACCAATGGTGAGGAAATAAGTGCTGGCGAGGTCGTAAACGACCAGAATGAGGAAGTATTGCGCCGAATCCAGATTCGCGAAGCGATTAAATCTCATTTCGAAAAAGAGCGAATGCTTTTCCATCAGGGTATTAAGGTGCTTTCGCTTTTCTTTATCGATACGGTGGCGAAATATCGGCGATATGACGAAACTGGAGAAAGCACCGGCGAGTACGCACAAATCTTCGAGGAAGAATACAAGAATCTGTTGAGCGAGAATCGGCTACTAATCGATGATCCATATACAAATTATCTAGATGGTATTCAACCCGAAAGAACGCATAACGGCTATTTTTCAATCGACAAGAAAAGTAAACGACTTGTCGATCCCACGGTTGCGGCCCGTGGCGAAACCGCGGGGCAAACCGACGATGTTGACGCTTACGATCTGATACTTAAAGACAAGGAAAGGCTCCTTTCCTTTGACGAACCAGTGCGATTTATCTTTTCGCACTCAGCTCTTCGCGAAGGCTGGGACAACCCGAATGTCTTTGTCATCTGTACTCTGAAGCACAGCGACAATACGATCTCTCGACGCCAGGAAGTGGGTCGCGGTATGCGAATATCGGTCAATCAAGCCGGTGACCGCATGGATAATCCCGCAACCGTGCATGACATCAATCTCCTGACTGTTGTGACGAGCGAGAGCTACACCGATTTTGTTACTGCACTGCAACGCGACATTAGTGAATCTCTGTCGAGTCGGCCCCGAATCGCCAACCGAGAATATTTTAAAAACAAGGTTCTAACCACGCCTGCCGGAGACATTACCGTTACCCCTGAAATGGCCGGGCACATGGAGTTTTATCTAATTCAAAACGGCTACGTGGATGTCGATCAACACATTACCGAGAAGTACCACAATGATAAAAAGGACGAAACGCTGGCTCCTTTGCCAGCGGTGTTGACCGCCCATGGAGACCAAGTTTTCGCACTTATCGACACCGTGTTTAGCGATGCCCAAATGCCCGGAATCGACGACGGTCGCAAAACACAGGTGAATCCGCTAAACGCCAACTTTGACAAGAAGGAATTCAAAGAGCTTTGGAGCCGGATTAACCAGAAGGCCGCTTACACTGTGCATTTTGAATCTTCGGAGTTGGTGGGTAAATGTATCGCCACCCTCAACTCAGAGCTGCGGGTTACGCCGCTTCAATATACAGTTCAACGCGGTCAACAAACTGAGACGGCGTCCTACGATGAACTCCAACAGGGCGAAGCTTTTACCCTCGACGAAACCGCCACCGAAAGCGTAGCGGCATCGATCCAGTCGTCCGTAAAATATGATCTGATCGGCAAGGTCGCTGAAGGAACACAACTCACGCGCAAAACCGTTGCAGACATTCTTGGGGGCGTAAATAACGCAGTTTTCCAGCAATACAAAACGAATCCCGAAGATTTTATTTCTAAGGCCTCAACCTTCATAAACGAGCAAAAGGCGACAATGATCGTCGAACATCTTGCTTACGATCCCGTTGCCGAAAAGTACGATACCGATATTTTCACTCAGGATAACGCGAAGCAGAATTTTAGTCAGGCTGGAGACAAGCTAAAGCGGCATGTCTATGATTACGTTTTCACTGACTCAAAACTTGAGCGGGCATTCGTGACGGATCTCGACACGAGTGAAGAAGTCGTCGTCTATGCCAAGTTGCCGAAAGGATTCTCAATACCAACACCGGTTGGAGACTACAACCCCGATTGGGCCATTTCATTCAAAGAGGGAATGGTAAAGCACGTTTACTTCGTGGCGGAAACGAAAGGATCACTCTCGTCTATGAATCTACGAAAAATCGAACAATCCAAAATCGACTGCGCCCGAAAATTCTTTGCAAAGATCACTTCGGAGCAGGTTAAATACGATGTTGTGGATAGCTACAGTAAACTTATCCAACTTGTGAAATAG
- a CDS encoding site-specific DNA-methyltransferase, whose amino-acid sequence MEKLKMRTPDFTDENIARLAELFPNCVTESKDENGNLKRAIDFDQLRQELSGNIVEGPQERYHLDWPGKREALLTANAPIPRTLRPCREESVDFDTTKNLYIEGDNLDALKLLQETYLGKVKMIYIDPPYNTGSDLIYEDDFAEDRGAYFERSMQKDEEGNRLVANTDTNGRFHSDWLSMIYSRLRLARNFLRDDGVIFISIDDNEISGLRKQCDEIFGERNYVANIIWQSRTSISDDHEISMNHNHTLIYAKEYSQLKFYGEELNKAEYKNPNNDVRGPWKLVPLDANKPGGDTMYAIHNPKTGEDYWPPDGRSWAINPQEYKKLFDDDRIAFGLGGDSAPKKKLFLNERLAKGDTKTPSSILLDAGTTKDGSSEISELFGKKKIFSYPKPTTLLTRLIQYGIYHEKDQVIFDFFSGSATTAHAAMQLNAEDGGNRQFIMIQWPEEIDEKSEAYKAGYKTIAEIGKERIRRAGKKIKEEAGLMGANLDIGFRVLKVDTSNMKDVYYSPDSAEQRNLLDQVGNIKEDRTSEDLLFQVLLDWGVDLALPISKETVSDRTVFFVDNNALVACFDTGIDEDFVKQLANRKPLRVVFRDSGFASDAAKINVEQIFKLISPTTEVKSI is encoded by the coding sequence TTACGGAATCAAAAGACGAAAACGGGAATCTAAAACGGGCGATAGATTTTGACCAGCTTCGGCAGGAGCTGTCGGGCAATATCGTCGAAGGGCCGCAGGAGCGGTATCATCTGGACTGGCCGGGCAAACGCGAAGCGTTGTTGACGGCAAATGCACCGATCCCCCGAACACTTCGACCCTGTCGGGAGGAGTCGGTCGATTTCGACACCACAAAAAACCTCTACATCGAGGGCGACAATCTCGACGCCCTCAAACTGCTCCAGGAAACATATCTCGGCAAGGTCAAGATGATCTACATCGACCCGCCATACAACACCGGTAGCGATTTAATATACGAGGACGATTTTGCGGAGGATCGCGGAGCTTACTTTGAGCGGTCCATGCAAAAAGACGAAGAAGGAAATCGTTTAGTTGCAAATACTGATACTAATGGGCGTTTTCATTCAGATTGGCTGAGTATGATCTATTCGCGTTTAAGACTGGCCAGAAATTTTCTGCGAGACGATGGCGTAATCTTTATTTCGATCGATGACAACGAGATTTCAGGGCTAAGGAAACAATGCGATGAGATTTTCGGTGAAAGAAACTACGTGGCGAACATCATTTGGCAGTCGCGAACATCTATTTCGGATGACCACGAAATTTCGATGAATCACAATCACACGTTGATTTACGCAAAAGAATATTCGCAACTTAAGTTTTATGGTGAAGAACTTAATAAGGCCGAGTACAAGAATCCAAATAATGATGTTCGAGGTCCTTGGAAGCTAGTTCCCTTGGATGCGAACAAACCGGGCGGAGATACAATGTATGCAATTCATAATCCCAAAACTGGCGAAGATTACTGGCCACCGGATGGCCGTAGCTGGGCGATAAACCCTCAGGAATATAAAAAACTTTTTGATGATGATCGCATTGCCTTCGGACTCGGCGGGGATTCAGCCCCAAAAAAGAAACTATTCCTAAACGAACGGTTAGCTAAAGGAGATACCAAAACCCCCAGCTCAATACTTTTGGACGCCGGGACGACGAAAGATGGTTCTTCAGAGATTTCGGAACTATTCGGTAAGAAAAAGATATTCAGTTATCCAAAGCCCACAACACTATTGACTCGACTTATTCAATATGGCATCTACCACGAAAAAGATCAGGTAATTTTCGACTTTTTCTCGGGTTCCGCGACCACCGCTCACGCGGCAATGCAACTCAACGCAGAAGACGGCGGGAATCGGCAATTCATCATGATTCAGTGGCCGGAGGAGATTGATGAGAAAAGCGAAGCGTACAAGGCCGGATACAAAACAATCGCTGAGATCGGCAAAGAACGCATCCGTCGTGCGGGCAAAAAGATCAAAGAAGAGGCCGGGCTGATGGGTGCGAATCTCGACATCGGCTTTCGCGTGCTAAAGGTCGATACATCCAATATGAAGGATGTCTATTACTCGCCCGACAGCGCGGAACAGCGGAACCTTCTCGACCAAGTTGGTAACATAAAGGAAGACCGCACATCAGAAGACCTATTGTTCCAAGTTCTTCTCGACTGGGGAGTTGACCTCGCGTTGCCGATCAGCAAGGAAACTGTATCTGACAGAACCGTCTTCTTTGTGGACAACAACGCCCTTGTAGCATGCTTCGACACAGGCATTGACGAGGATTTTGTAAAGCAGCTGGCAAACCGCAAACCTCTCCGCGTCGTCTTCCGCGATTCCGGTTTCGCGTCCGACGCGGCCAAGATAAACGTCGAACAGATTTTCAAACTGATATCACCCACAACGGAGGTCAAGTCCATATAA
- a CDS encoding ATP-dependent helicase: MTLQSIYEFQGARPENFKTFELPNLRDYSISANRRSTGKIVAVLNAVRDDFEQDAARGNDGEQPMLMVGSKDEALERARVFCDGEPLQILARKNATATSLRNDLDGEVFNLKLIDDFNLVDSNGPRRRAITRCMEACEFATAGRYKEALREMEWVHKQITDKQLRRWAALESLKKLVNNLIVSKGGSLLDFHAFVGENIWNEIAGLREGGQIYEFYRNTTYRAMAVCVAVVDEQSLSRTIHKSKGDEFDNLLVVFSKNNELDFLLTPEMNKEEHRLRYVAISRAKNRLFLNVPAPVVGENYKRINDLGFRIEELPGSL; the protein is encoded by the coding sequence GTGACACTGCAGTCAATATATGAGTTTCAGGGAGCAAGGCCCGAGAACTTCAAGACCTTTGAACTACCAAATCTGCGAGACTATTCGATTTCGGCAAATCGTCGAAGTACAGGCAAGATTGTAGCGGTGCTAAATGCTGTGCGAGATGATTTTGAACAAGATGCTGCAAGGGGTAACGACGGCGAACAGCCCATGCTAATGGTGGGAAGTAAGGATGAAGCTTTGGAACGTGCGAGGGTATTTTGCGACGGTGAACCGTTACAAATCTTGGCGCGAAAAAATGCAACCGCAACCTCCTTAAGAAACGATCTGGATGGCGAAGTGTTCAATTTGAAGCTAATTGACGATTTTAACCTCGTGGATTCTAATGGGCCTCGGCGTCGTGCCATTACTCGATGTATGGAAGCGTGCGAATTTGCAACCGCAGGCCGCTATAAGGAAGCCCTCCGAGAAATGGAATGGGTACATAAGCAGATCACAGACAAACAACTTCGACGATGGGCCGCCCTCGAATCGCTCAAAAAACTGGTGAATAATTTGATTGTCTCGAAAGGCGGGTCGTTACTTGATTTTCACGCATTTGTTGGCGAAAACATTTGGAACGAAATTGCGGGATTACGGGAAGGAGGACAGATATACGAATTCTATCGGAATACTACATATAGAGCCATGGCGGTTTGCGTCGCCGTCGTTGACGAACAGAGCCTGAGTCGAACCATTCACAAGTCGAAAGGAGATGAGTTTGACAATCTTTTAGTGGTCTTCTCTAAGAATAATGAACTCGACTTCCTGCTTACGCCCGAAATGAATAAGGAAGAGCATCGACTGAGATACGTCGCAATAAGTCGGGCAAAGAACCGCCTCTTTTTAAATGTCCCCGCTCCTGTAGTCGGCGAGAATTACAAACGCATCAATGATCTCGGCTTCCGCATTGAGGAACTACCCGGATCTCTCTAG
- a CDS encoding AAA family ATPase, which translates to MYISKIAIQNYRNFHNSEIHFNNGVNVVIGPNNSGKSNLIRAIGLLLDTSGRKTLGVDDFHKSIPLEVLKAAPPQIQIELTISQAGADDNDPDDLATVANWLTRLESPYEARLTYIFSLQERERDNYIEAVALAVDHPTIWNVLERDYLRLYTSKVLCGDVANQTSVDSESLQKFDFQFLDAIRDVERDMLTGKNTMLRDVLNFFLDYNIKNSDATPDEKKGQIEAKRVEFSQKATELIDHLQERMAEGKGQILSYAHQTGASFNQASPDFEGTISDVDIYSALKLIVKYEAGIDIKIPATHNGLGYNNLIFMSLLLAKMQVNSNGSYLGTNAKVFPVLAIEEPEAHLHPSMQHKFLKFLKQNMNESERVRQIFVTTHSTHITAAVSLDEIICLHEIGGTLRIGYPGRCFPDNEAGRKAKAYVQRFLDATRSDMLFAQKVILVEGLAEQILISVLAELLDEGQPLEDSHVAVIAVGGRYFENFLYLFDQNGESTVPKKIACITDRDPCRKHVRKDKYEACYPFEKGVDADYEYKDHAQEYLDLYEHHPNIRFFSQDGTKGKTFEFDLVLSNPSLELLLTDSIANRAELEGLMENSAPEVSFDDLAAGLSGTDKNQKIIDGLRATVGWSETDKKNSLIAARYLNSISKGENALELAFRLRQNAESAEPKVFVVPQYIQDCVTWICQ; encoded by the coding sequence ATGTATATTTCGAAGATCGCAATTCAAAATTACCGAAACTTCCACAATTCGGAGATTCATTTCAACAACGGAGTAAACGTTGTCATAGGACCAAATAATTCTGGAAAATCCAATCTTATTCGAGCTATTGGTTTGTTGCTAGACACGAGCGGAAGGAAGACCTTGGGAGTTGACGACTTTCATAAGAGCATACCCCTTGAAGTATTGAAGGCCGCTCCCCCTCAAATTCAAATTGAATTAACTATCTCTCAAGCTGGAGCCGATGATAACGATCCCGATGATCTTGCTACCGTCGCCAACTGGCTAACTCGCCTAGAATCTCCTTACGAAGCCCGTCTTACTTATATTTTTTCTTTGCAGGAGCGTGAGAGGGATAACTACATTGAGGCCGTAGCCTTAGCCGTCGATCATCCAACTATTTGGAATGTTTTAGAGCGAGACTATCTTCGACTCTATACAAGCAAGGTTCTTTGTGGCGACGTCGCAAATCAGACGTCAGTCGATTCTGAGTCACTTCAAAAATTCGACTTCCAATTCTTAGATGCTATTCGAGATGTGGAACGAGACATGCTAACGGGCAAAAATACCATGCTCCGGGATGTTCTAAACTTTTTCCTCGATTACAACATAAAGAATTCTGACGCTACGCCTGATGAAAAGAAAGGTCAAATCGAAGCAAAACGGGTTGAATTTTCTCAAAAAGCCACTGAACTTATCGATCATCTTCAAGAAAGAATGGCGGAAGGCAAAGGACAAATCCTTTCCTACGCACATCAAACAGGAGCCTCATTTAACCAAGCTAGTCCAGATTTCGAAGGAACTATTTCAGATGTGGACATTTATTCCGCTCTCAAATTGATCGTCAAATATGAAGCGGGGATTGATATCAAGATTCCGGCGACGCATAACGGTCTTGGGTATAACAATCTAATCTTCATGTCGCTCCTTTTGGCAAAGATGCAGGTGAATTCGAATGGGAGTTATCTTGGAACCAACGCAAAGGTCTTTCCAGTCTTGGCCATTGAAGAACCGGAGGCACATCTTCACCCATCGATGCAGCATAAGTTTCTGAAATTCTTAAAACAGAACATGAACGAATCAGAGCGTGTTCGCCAGATTTTTGTAACCACACACTCCACTCATATTACGGCCGCTGTTTCCCTTGACGAAATAATTTGTCTTCACGAAATCGGCGGCACACTGCGAATTGGGTATCCTGGGAGATGCTTTCCGGACAATGAAGCAGGTCGGAAGGCAAAGGCTTACGTTCAAAGATTTCTCGATGCAACGCGATCCGACATGCTGTTTGCCCAGAAAGTCATACTTGTTGAGGGTTTAGCCGAACAGATACTGATTTCGGTCCTCGCCGAACTCCTCGACGAAGGCCAGCCTTTAGAGGACAGTCACGTTGCGGTTATTGCTGTGGGTGGAAGATATTTTGAGAATTTTCTTTATCTTTTCGACCAAAACGGCGAATCCACCGTGCCTAAGAAAATTGCTTGCATTACGGACAGAGATCCTTGTCGGAAACATGTTAGAAAAGATAAATACGAGGCCTGTTATCCCTTTGAAAAAGGAGTCGACGCTGACTACGAATATAAGGATCATGCTCAGGAATATCTCGATTTATATGAACACCATCCAAATATAAGATTCTTTTCGCAGGACGGAACAAAAGGTAAGACGTTCGAGTTTGATCTCGTTTTATCAAACCCGTCACTTGAATTATTACTAACAGATTCCATAGCAAATCGTGCTGAGCTAGAAGGACTAATGGAAAATTCCGCCCCAGAAGTATCTTTTGACGACCTGGCTGCGGGCTTGTCGGGGACCGACAAGAATCAAAAAATCATAGACGGACTTCGGGCCACTGTTGGCTGGTCGGAAACCGACAAAAAGAACTCGTTAATTGCCGCACGATACCTAAACTCGATCAGTAAGGGAGAAAATGCTCTTGAGCTTGCATTCCGACTTCGCCAAAATGCAGAAAGTGCGGAGCCTAAGGTTTTTGTGGTTCCTCAATATATTCAGGACTGCGTGACTTGGATCTGCCAATGA